In one Alphaproteobacteria bacterium SS10 genomic region, the following are encoded:
- a CDS encoding pilus assembly protein, with protein sequence MCIKPQIRNVKRRQSRQRQAVGLTGPLRRPERGGVGVMFAVTLVPLLAFGGLAVDFGRALMVRNQLAYALDAAALAVGSSTGTQTELEARMASFVQANFAVGGLGDTIDMDLDVSGETVTASASVRLNTTFMAVVGQDFFDIAARTEVLREISGLEIAMVLDVTGSMAGSKIADLRAASRALVDIVFDDDPNPEFLRVAVVPYSAAVNLGDEAENVVDMDWMESVNPEDIGLDPDDPEHNITEITYDPDDPLMWKGCVMARGDGNDVLDSSADDGGDWQAYYWPSSFDNDWATAGVNTNNSQGNNMRGPNIGCPTPILPLTDSRSDVDAAIDDLDAWSRGGTMGNMGMVWGWRVLSPEAPFDDNVLPYDEPLWQKAIVMMTDGDNLPYKWPNIKDHQDLDEDGSTTDNVSNTFYTSDYGSYDRVEEGNLGTTSKSTAESRLDDRLEDVCANIKQTGITIFTITFGGGVGTSTREIYENCATQTDYYFHAPNGDQLEQVFEAVGQRLTQLRITS encoded by the coding sequence ATGTGCATCAAGCCACAAATCCGAAACGTTAAGCGTCGCCAATCCAGACAACGCCAGGCTGTCGGCCTGACGGGCCCGCTACGTCGGCCAGAGCGCGGTGGTGTGGGCGTCATGTTTGCGGTCACCCTGGTGCCGTTGCTGGCCTTTGGTGGTCTTGCGGTTGATTTTGGCCGCGCCTTGATGGTGCGTAACCAGCTCGCCTATGCCCTCGACGCTGCTGCCCTGGCGGTGGGGTCCTCAACGGGGACCCAGACGGAGCTTGAGGCCCGCATGGCGTCCTTCGTTCAGGCCAATTTCGCTGTTGGTGGGCTGGGCGACACCATTGATATGGATTTGGACGTCAGTGGTGAGACGGTCACCGCCTCCGCCTCGGTCAGGCTCAACACCACCTTTATGGCTGTGGTTGGTCAGGATTTCTTCGATATCGCCGCCCGGACTGAGGTGCTGCGCGAGATTTCCGGGCTTGAGATTGCCATGGTGCTGGATGTTACCGGGTCCATGGCCGGCAGTAAGATTGCCGATCTGCGCGCGGCCTCTCGGGCATTGGTCGATATCGTTTTCGATGATGACCCGAACCCTGAGTTCCTTCGCGTTGCTGTGGTGCCTTACTCGGCCGCGGTGAACCTCGGTGATGAGGCTGAGAATGTCGTCGATATGGATTGGATGGAAAGCGTTAATCCGGAGGATATCGGCCTCGACCCCGATGATCCTGAGCACAACATCACCGAGATTACCTATGACCCCGATGATCCGCTGATGTGGAAGGGCTGCGTTATGGCCCGTGGTGATGGCAATGATGTGCTGGATAGCAGCGCCGATGATGGTGGCGATTGGCAGGCCTATTACTGGCCTAGCTCTTTCGACAATGATTGGGCGACGGCCGGTGTGAACACCAACAATAGCCAGGGCAACAACATGCGTGGCCCCAATATTGGCTGTCCAACGCCGATCCTGCCCCTGACCGACAGCCGCTCCGATGTCGATGCCGCAATTGATGATCTCGACGCCTGGTCCCGTGGTGGCACCATGGGGAATATGGGCATGGTCTGGGGCTGGCGGGTGCTATCGCCCGAGGCACCGTTTGATGACAACGTTCTGCCCTATGATGAGCCGCTTTGGCAGAAGGCCATCGTGATGATGACCGATGGCGACAACCTTCCCTACAAATGGCCCAACATTAAGGATCACCAAGATCTAGATGAGGATGGCAGCACGACGGACAACGTCTCCAACACCTTCTACACTAGTGATTACGGCAGTTATGACCGGGTAGAGGAGGGGAACCTCGGCACCACGTCTAAGAGCACCGCTGAAAGCCGCCTCGATGATCGGTTGGAGGATGTTTGTGCCAATATCAAACAGACCGGCATCACCATTTTCACCATCACCTTTGGTGGTGGGGTGGGAACCTCAACCCGTGAGATCTATGAGAACTGCGCAACCCAGACGGATTACTACTTCCACGCGCCGAATGGTGATCAGCTTGAGCAAGTGTTTGAGGCGGTGGGGCAGCGTCTAACCCAACTGCGGATTACCAGTTAA